A region of the Exiguobacterium aurantiacum DSM 6208 genome:
GCGTTCGGTGCTCCGGACATCAATCATCCCAGGATTGCTCGAGGCGGCTCGTTATAATACGTCGCGTCAACAAGCCAACGTGCGATTGTATGAGACAGGACGCGTCTATGTCGAACAAGGTGAGACGTTGCCACGTGAAACGGAGCGGGTCGCCGGCGTATTGACGGGACTCTGGTACGATCACCGTTCACAAGGAACGCGTGTCCCGGTCGATTACTTCGTTGCCAAAGGGGCTGTTGAGACGCTCTTGGCTGCGCTACGTGTCGAAGCGACGTATGAGGCGGCCGTGGTTGCGGATATGCACCCAGGTCGTACCGCAAACGTGCTCATCGACGGACGTGTCATCGGTTACGTCGGACAAGTCCACCCAGGCGTGTCCAAAGACGTGTACGGATTGAAAGAAGTGTACGTGTTCGAACTTGACTTGGACGTGTTGCAACAGACAGCCGAGCTCATCTATGAAGATGTGCCGCGTTTCCCATCCGTCACACGCGACTTAGCGCTCGTGTTGAAGCGTGACATCCCGGCCGGTCAAGTCGAAGCGACAATCAAACAGGCGGCTGGACCGCTGTTGATCGATCTCGCGTTGTTCGATGTGTACACGGGTGAGAACGTCGGGGAAGACGAGAAGTCGCTCGCCTTCTCACTTAAATATCAAGATCCGACGCGCACGCTTCAAGATGAAGAAGTGACAGCGTCTTACGAGGCGATTATCGCCGCTGTGAAAGTAGCTCACGGCGCTGACGTTCGCGCTTAACACAAAAAACTGCGATTCCTAAACTTAGGAATCGCAGTTTTTTGTCATTGCACTTCGAGTGCCAAGTCACCAAACTTCGTCCATCCGACGAGGCAAGTCACTTTATAAAGAAGGAACGTAATGACTGCCGGAAGCACGACGCCCGTGCCGACGAAGATGGCGAACGCTTCGACGCCTTGCGCCGCCAAGATGTTGAGTGGTGCGATCATTGAGTTCAAACCGAGGCCGGCAATCTCGTACGGTACTTCGAGCGAGAACCAGAGCGTCGCGATCGGGGCGCTGATCATGGCCGCGATGAACGGCGGCATGACGACGCGTGGATTTTTGACGACGTTCGGAAACTGGACTTTCGGTGTGACGAAGAACGATGCGACCAAACCGCCTGGGTCGGTTTGGCGATAGGCCATGAGCGTGAAACCGACGAACTGGGCCGTACAACCGATCAAGGCGGCAGCACTCGCGACTGGATCGAGTTGAAGCGCGATGGCGAGCGCGGCCGATGAAGCCGGTGACATGAGCATAACACTGAAGACGAGTGCGATGACGAGTGATGTGGCGATTGGTGACGTATTGACGGAAGCCGTGATGCTAGCGCTGATCGAGTTGATGAGCGGTGTCGTGACGGCAGCAGCCCCGACGCCGACGATGCCGCCGCCAAGGACGGCGGAAACCGGGACGACCATCATGTCAAACTTCGTCTTCCCGAGTACACGCTTTCCAATCCAGACGGCAGCAGCCGCTGCGATCAACGCACTGATCGGTTGACCAGGGACGAGGACGAGTCCACTTTCGGTCGGTTGGAGCGCGGCCCCGCCGACGGTCGCCGCAATCATCGAACTGAATAAAATGAGGGTATTCCCGCCGAGCTGATAGGCGACACCGGCACCGAGCGCCGGAGCGAGCAAGGACTTGGCGACTTGGCCGATTGTGACGAGCATATCGAGTCCTGTCATTTTACCGATCGTCTCGATCAGCAGTCCGACCCCGAGCGTGACGAGGACGGCGCTTGCCATCCCTGCTGATATTTTAATCATTCGATCCATTGCGTACTGTTTCACTTCCATCATCTCCTCTGTCTATTTTCCAACAAAAAAACCTATCCGGATGGGATAGGCGCACGATACAAACGGTGAGCGCCTCGTCCGAAACCATCGAAACAAGGGCCCAAAAATTCGTCTCGGTCATCGAGTCGATTTTCAGTCCCTTCGTCGAATAATAATCAGCAGGCCGTGTTGTGTCTGTGTATGCATGGCGTTTCGCTCCTCCGTTTTGCTAAGATTTGTCTTAGACTAACACGATAATTTTCAATAATCAATATTTTCTGAAAATTTATTTGAAAATATTTGTCGGCCGCCAAAAAAAGAAAGGTAACCGCTCATTTTTGTAAGCGTTACCTTTCTTGAGTTAATTCGTTAAGACGTGCTAGCCGTGATCAATCCGACTTGTTCATCGATAAAGTTCATCGATACGGTGTTGAAGATGTCCGGCTGGTCGACGTTAACGACGTGACCGGAGTCATGGACGACGTGAACGTTCGCTGTCGGCTGATGTTTCGCCGTGCGTTCGACCGCCTCAAGGAACATGTAGTCCTCGTCTCCCATCACGTACAAGATTGGAACGGACGTTTGAATCGACGAGAAATGGCGCAACAACGGATTCATGTTCTCGGTCATTTTGAACCAACGGATGAATTCACGCTGGCAAAGGTTAGCCGCATCGCGGACGAACATCATCCGAGACTTCTTGTGGCGTTTTTTCGGCAATAAAATCCAGGCGAACAGTTGATAGAGCCACATGTACGGGACGAAGCTTTGGACGAGGCTGCCGAGACGAATCAACAACGTCGATCGAACGTTGAATTTGACGATCGCGCCCCCGAGCACGACCGAGGCGATTCGTTCCGGATGATGCTCGAACATCGCTTGAATGACGATTGTCCCGAGCGATAGACCGACCATGTGGCCTTTTTCGATGTTCAAGTGGTCCATCACTTCGACTACGTCCTCGACGACGACGTCGAGTGTATACGCGTTGAGCGGTTGCGTCAACGATTGCTCGGCATCATACGATCCGCCATGGCCGCGCAAATCGAGCAACAGGACGTTGTATTTCTTTTTAAACGGTCGGATTTGACGATACCAGTGAGACAGGCTCCCCCCGGCGCCATGAATAAAGATGACCCAAGGATGATCGTCGCTTAATGTATACGTTTTATAATGCAACATGAACGCTATCCTCCAAAAATTTTTAAGTTCATTAAACCTTGAAACAAATATACCATATGTCGACGAGGAGCACTATCGTTTCAACTCGCTCAAACGCACGGCTTTTTTCGTGTTGGCGAAGTGAACTTTAGCGATGTCATTCAACCGTTCGACGCCATCACGCTTAATCAACGTGGCGGCGACTTGGTCGACTTTGGCGCCGGCTCCTTTTGGTAACGTGACGCCGACGGTTTGACTCAATTTGTCCATCTCCTTCAAAAAGAACGCGCGCGCCAAAATCGAGGCGGCGGCGACGGCCACGTGAAGTCCTTCCGCCTTGGTGGAAAAGAAGACATCGTCCTTGACGACAGCGGCTTCACCGCTTAAATGTCTGTAATAGACGTTCTTTTCGGCGAACTGGTCGATCAAGATGGCGTCTGGCTTCTGATCCAGTTTTTTTAATAACGCTGACAAGGCAGCATTATGGGCGATTGCCGTCATCTTTCCTTGTGTCATCGTCCGTTGCATCTTATTGTACATCGGATTATGGAGCGTTGCTTTTTGATACGGGATGGTGACGTGCAAGTCGCGGGCGATGCGCTTGATGTCTGTGTCCGATAACAACTTGGAGTCTTTGACGCCGAGTTCTTTGACGAGTGCGATGTTGTCGCTCGACACGTAGGCGGCGACGACGACGAGTGGACCGAAGAAGTCGCCTTTTCCGACTTCGTCGCTACCGATGACGGACCAGTCGGAAAAGCCTTCAGGCAATGTCGTTTTAGGGACGGATGCCGCCTTTTGGATGACGTCTCCCCATTTCGCTGCTTCTTGTTCAGCGGTTCGGCCTTGGAACATGACTTTACCCGAATTGTAGACGGTAATCACGCACGTCGGTGTCTTTGCACAGAAACGAGCGTGAGGAGGCGGGCTGACCGCTTGGGAGGAATACGTTTCGATGAGGGCACGTTGCGCCTCGACCGATAATTTGATGACTTGATTGCCCAACAGGAGCACTTCCTTTCTGTCTCGCAAATTAATCTTACATTTTTTTTGTGGATTTTGAAACCAACATCCCGGCTTTTTCGTATGAAACAATGAGTCGAGAAGAAGTGAGGTGAGACGAAGATGTGGTGGCGCGATGACACGGAGCAAGATGAGGCTGGATCCCTCTATAAACAGATTCTCGAACTTGAGTCGAGGATCGCGAAACTAGTTGCCCATCAAGTGCGGGTGCGTCGGCTGCTCATGCAAGAGTCGTCCGAGGCGACGGCTGATCAAATCATTACGTTGCAAGCGGAAGTCGATCATTATTTAACGCTACTTCGTCAGGAAAGAGTGGAGGCCGTCGACCGATATGAACGCTTGCGTTTTGAGCAAACAATCGGTCGTGTGCGTGAACATGTCGAACAACCGACACGCCCGCTCACTGAGTGGGACACGATCGAACGGGCGCTCGCGCTCGAAGTTGAACATCTGCGCCGCGTGCTCGCTTTCGAGCATGAACGCCGGAGCGAGGAGGGGTGGTAATGGAATCAATTGATCAATTATATTGGTGGGTATTGATCATCGCCGGGCTCGGCACGTTCATTTATATGCTGTTCTCCGATGCGTTCGATTTATTTGAAGGCTGGTTCAACCCGGCTGTCATCCTTTCGTTCTTGGCACTCGGGGCGGGGATCGGTCTCATTTTAAATGCGCTCGCGCACGTCTCGCCGATGATCGGGCTTGCCGTTGCCCTCGTCGGGTCGTTCGCCTTGACGACGCTTCTTTACTTATTCGTCTTATTGCCGCTCTCGAACGCGGAGGAATCAATCGGCATGACCGATGAGTCGCTCATCGGCCTCGTCGGTCGGTTGACCGTGCCGGTCCCTGAAGGCGGCTACGGGGAAGTGCTCGTCGAATCGGTCACCGGGTCAGTAGTAAAGACGGCGCAAAGTATCGACGAAAAAGCGATTCCGAGCGAACGGCGCGTCGTTATCATTGAAGTAGAACGAAATATTGCGATCGTCATGGAATATGACGAGCCGACAATCCGGAAGGAGAATGGATAGATGGATACAGTCATACTTGCAAGCATTATCGTCGGGGTGATCATTCTTTCCCTGATTTTTGTATTCGTATTAAAGTACCGTACGGTCGGACCGGATGAGGCGTTGATCGTCACCGGTAGTTACTTAGGGAAGAAAAATGTCCATAGCGACGCCTCGGGCAACCGGGTCAAAATCATTCGTGGTGGCGGTACGTTCGTCTTGCCGGTCTTCCAACAGGCAGAACCGCTCAGCCTTCTTTCAAGCAAGCTCGAAGTGACGACACCGGAAGTGTACACGGAGCAAGGTGTTCCGGTCATGGCGGATGGGACAGCCATCATTAAAATCGGTGGGTCGATCAGCGAAATCGCGACGGCGGCCGAACAATTCCTCGGTAAACCGAAAATCGAGCGCGAGAACGAAGCGAAAGAAGTGCTCGAAGGTCACCTCCGTTCTATCCTCGGTTCGATGACTGTCGAAGAGATTTATAAAAACCGTGACAAGTTCTCGCAAGAAGTGCAACGCGTCGCCTCGCAAGATTTGGCCAAGATGGGTCTCGTCATCGTCTCGTTCACAATTAAAGACGTCCGCGATAAGAACGGTTATCTTGAGTCGCTCGGGAAGCCGCGGATTGCCCAAGTGAAGCGCGACGCTGACATCGCGACGGCAGAAGCCGACAAAGAGACACGCATCAAGCAAGCGGAAGCGATGAAAGACGCGAAGAAAGCGGAACTTGAGCGGGCTTCAGAGATCGCTGAAGCCGAGAAAGAGAATCAGCTTCGGATCGCGGCATATCGTCGTGAACAAGACGTCGCCAAAGCCCGGGCCGACCAAGCGTACGAGCTCGAAGAGGCGAAAGCGAAACAAGAAGTCACCGAGCAACAGATGCAAGTCCAAATCATCGAGCGTCAAAAGCAAATCGAGCTCGAAGAGAAAGAGATTATGCGTCGTGAGAAACAATACGACTCAGAAGTGAAGAAGAAAGCCGATGCCGACCGCTATGCGATCGAGCAGTCAGCTGAAGCCGACAAGGCGCGACAAATCGCCTCAGCGGATGCCGAGAAGTACCGGATCGAAGCGGAGGCGAAAGCCGACGCCGAACGCGTCCGACTCGCTGGTGTCGCCGAAGCGGACTCGGAACGAGCGAAAGGGGAGGCGGAAGCTGAAATCATCCGCTTGACCGGTCTCGCTGAAGCCGAAGCGAAACAGAAGATTGCGGAAGCGTTCGAGCAATACGGACAGGCGGCCATTCTCGACATGGTCGTCAAGATGCTTCCTGACTATGCGAAACAGATTGCGGCGCCGCTCGGTAACATCGATCAAATCACGGTCGTCGACACGGGCAGTGGCAAAGACGGTGGGGCCGGAAAAGTGACTGGTTACGCGACCGACTTGATGGCGTCGCTTCAACAGACGCTCAAAGCCTCGTCTGGCATCGACATGAAAGATTTGCTCGACAACTTTGTCGGGAAAGGTAGCGTCCCGACTGGTGATACGTCAGACCGCACGTTGACGGAACCGACTGTCGCGGCAACAGAAGAATAACGAGCAAGGCTGTAGACGATTCGTCTGCAGCCTTTTTTTCACGGATGATTCCCCTAACTTTCAACTGGAATGACTTCAAGCCAAGTCGAATTCTGTCGATAAGTAAGATGTCAGACTAATAGAGAGAGGGAGTAAAGTCATGAGAAAAGCAGTTATGATCGGAATGATGACCGCGTGCGTTGCTTGGTTATCGGGATGTCAATCCGTGATCAATCAACCAGAGGCGACCGTCGAGGAGCGGCAATCGATGGGTGTCGTCTTATCGGACGTCGGTCTCGGGGACCAGTCGTTCAGCGATGCGGCGATGCGCGGGATGGGCCAACTACGGGAGACTGGAGAGTGGTTCGTCGACTATCGGGAGCTTGACGAGACCGAGACGTATAAAGCGGGCTTCGAGCAACTCGTCGCCGACGGGCATGACGTCATCATCGGTCTCGGCTTCGCTTGCCAGGCCGACTTGGAAACAGTGGCGACCGCCAACCCGGACCAGCAGTTCGCTTTGATCGACGCGGTGTCGACATTACCGAACGTCATCTCGGTCACGTTTGAAGAAGTGGAGGGAAGTGCCTTGGCCGGTGCTGTCGCTGGACTAGAGACTGATACGGACAAAATCGGATTCATCGGCGGAGTGGACAATGAACTGATTCAGAAATTTTCTACCGGATTTTTGCTCGGTGCAAAGGCGGTAAATGAAGACGTCGAGCTCATCGTCGATTATGCGAACGATTTCGCCTCTCCGGACATCGGCCGCATGTTGGCGGAAAAACAAATTCAAGCGGGCGTTGACGTGTTGTATGCAGCGGCAGGACTGACGGGTGTCGGCGTGTTAGAGACCGCTGAAAAGAACGGGGTGAAGGCGATCGGTGTCGATAGCGACCAATCGATGATTGCCCCGGACGCCGTCATCACATCGATGTTGAAACAAGTCGACTTGGCGATCGTCGAAATTGCGAACAACGTCAAAGCAGATGTATTCAGTGAACATTACGTGCTCGGTCTCGACCAAGGCGGTGTCGGCTTGTCAGCGCTGCGGCGCATCCAATGGACCGAAGACGAGCGTGAACGGTTTGAATCGTTCGAGAAACGTCTGATGGAGGGGGCACAGTGATGAGTTTACGGAAACGATTTATTTTCTCCACCGTCTTCACGGTGCTGTTGATTATACTGATGATGAGTTACGTCTTGACGACATTGAACCGATTGCAGACTTATAATGAACAGTACGGTTCACAGATGATTGAGTTGTCGCAACTCGAGACGTCGCTGCTCCAAGAACAGTCGCTTTGGACGTCGCTCGGTGAGCAGATGAGCCCGGCGACGCTCAATCAATTGGAGCGTATCCGCCTGAACAACACGGAGACGTTCGACACGTTGCGGGAAACGTATTTGATTCCAGCCTTCGAAGAGCATCTGGAGCGAGCGACGATGAAATATGAACGCATCAGCGCCGACGTCGAGACGGCCCGTGAAGGCGGAATTGCGGCGCGCATCCAAGCCGCCAAGCTCGAAGGTCTGCTGAATGACGTGAACACGCTCTTGCTCAAGAACGGTACGTTTTATGAGGCGTTGCAACGTGAAGCGGCCGAGGAGACGAGACGTCTGTTCATCGTGTCGATCGTCCTGACAGGGTTCGTCATTCTCGCACTCGGGATTTACAACTTTTTCTTTGCCCGGTCGATCACACTTCCGCTCGAGCGGAACGTCGAGGCGGCCGAAGCGATCGCGTCTGGTCGGTTGATCACGTTACCGGACTCGACCCGGCGCGATGAGATTGGGCGATTGGAGCGGGCGATGCAAGACATGACGGCCTCCCTGCAGACGGTCATCGGATCGATCCGCGTCACCTCGATGCGAGTGAATGACATGACCGAGACGGCGGCAGCCGAGAACGAGGCGGTCGTGAGCACGACATCGAACATCACGAACGCGGTCGACGAAATGGCGAACGGCGCCCAATCGATCGCGACCGAACTTCAAGAGACGCTTGAATCGGTCGGTATTATGGCTTCTTCATTCGAAACGAGCCTGGACCAGACGAGGCAGACGACCGAAGAAACGACCGAGATGACACGTGAAGTGGCCGCTGGGATCGAAACGCTCACCGATCAAGAACGCATTTTGCACCAATCGAGTGAGCGAAACGGGATGCTCGTGACCCGGATGGAACAGTTCGCACGGAACACGGCCGAAATTGAGAAGATGGCAAAACTCGTCGAAGATGTGGCGGCACAGACGAATTTGCTCGCTCTGAACGCAGCCATCGAGGCCGCGCGAGCAGGTGAGGCAGGGCGTGGATTCGCTGTCGTTGCGAGCGAAGTGAAGAAGTTAGCCGAAGAGAGCAACGTGGCGACCCGTTCAATCTTTGGTGTCGTCCAGTCGATCCATGAAGAAGTCGAACGATTGAAGGAGACGGTCGAAGAATCAAGCCGCGAACAGAACGCCCAACTTCAAGCGTTCGGATTGACGAAACAAGCGTTCACACGCATTCATGACCGGACCGACCACGTGGCCACATTCGTCTCGACGATCGAACGCGAGATGGTCGCCTCGAGCCGTGAAGTGACGAACGTGTTGAAGCGGGTCGAGGAAGTGAGCGGCGTGACCGAAGAACTGGCAGCCGGGAACGAAGAAGTGGCCGCCTCGATGAAAGAACAACAAGCAAGTTTCGATCAAATCTTTGCCTTGATGCAAGAGTTAGAAGGGCAAGCGGCAGCGCTCGCGAGCCAAGTCCAACATTTTGAGAACGAATGAGGAAGAGACAAGTTTCGGCTTGTCTCTTTTTTGTCGTGTTGCTGGATGAGGAAAGTGAAGAGAGTGCTCACAGAAGGGCGGGGCAACGATGCGTTAACGAAGCGAACATTATCGACACACGTGCATCATACTAGGAAGTGAACATTTGTCGACATGGAGGGATGCGTAATGGAGAAATGGAAGCGGTACGTCGTCGGGCTCGTCGTTGGACTCTTCATCGGTGTCGGGTATTTATTCGCGTCAAAACAGCCAGAGACGACGATCGTTGAAGAATTCACTGTCACAGAAGAAGTGGAACCGAACGTGTCGGCAGAAGGAGGAGTGTCTCAAGTCGTCGTATACGTGGCCGGCGCGGTCGAGACGCCGGACGTGTACACGATGCCTCAAGGCGCAAGAGTCGGAGACGTGTTGACGCTCGCCGTTTTGACGAGCGACGCCGACCCGCAACAGTTGAACTTGGCCCAACTGCTCGTCGACGGCACTAAAGTCACCGTCCCGCGGAAAGGTGAGGTCCTCGTGGCCGCACCGGATACGACTAGTGGCGGGACGAACGGTGTCCATGTCAACAGTGCGACAAAAGAGGAGTTGATGAGCGTACCTGGCATCGGTCCTGCCAAGGCAGACGCGATTTTAACCTACTTGCAGACGCACGGACCGTTCAAGTCGTACGAGGAGATCGGGAACGTCAAAGGGTTTGGTGAGAAGACGCTAGAGAGCATGGAAGGGTATTTGCTGGTCCCGTGACATGCCGATCTATCCGTTCCTTCCCATCATGCTCGTCATTGCCTTCACATACGAGATGTGGCCGATTGCGTTGCTCGTCGGCGTACTTCTCGCGCTGACGTTTCGTGGTCAAGCGATGGCCACTCATATCGGGGCGAGCTGTCTCGCCCTAATCGTCTTCGTTCACGGCGCCCCGCTGCCGGTCACAGGAGAGGTGCCGTACGCTTTTGAGATTGAGAGCCGCAGGGATAACGGTCGTTCGGTTCGATTATATGGCACGATCGGCGACGCGAGCGGGGTGTTGGTCGGACGGGACGTATCGGCGGGGCGTCCAGGCGAGACGTGCCATGTGATGTTTGAGACGGAACCGTTCTCCCCGCTTCGAAACGTCGGAGGGTTTGACGAGGCGTCTTGGGCACTCGGGTCAGGGCTCAGCTTCAAAGGAAAGAACAGCTCGATTGAATCGTGTCGTCCGACAGCCACTTGGAACGGGAGGATGCTACGGTTCAAAGACCGGCAGCTCTTGAAGATCGAGACGAGGCACCGTCCGGACGTCGCCCTTTACATGCAGGCGCTCTTGTTCGGGGAAGGGCGTTTGTTAGATGAGGAGACGTCTTTCTCGTACCGTGTGACCGGACTGCTCCATCTGCTCGTCATTTCAGGGTCACATATCGCCATGCTCGTGATCGCGTTCAAATGGCTCATGCGTCCGCTGCCGCTCCATCGGGAGACGAAGACGGTGTTCATCATGGTCGGTGTGACGGCGTTCGGTTGGCTGACCGGCTTTTCGCCGCCGGTCGCGCGTGCCGTACTCGTGGCGGACGTGCTGCTCGCCTTGACACTCGTCGGCTACTCGGTCCGTGATCCGATGCGGCTGCTCAGTTGGTGCGCGGCGGTGCTGTTGGCGTTGCACCCTTATTTATTGTTCAATCTCGGGTTTCAATTGACGGTCGGGATGACCCTCTTCTTGATTGTGACCCGTTCGATATGGACGAACGTGTTCAGCTTGGCGCTTTACGCCCAGTGGTTCGGGTTGATTGTCCTTTGGGCCGTCCAACCAGTCATTTCATGGTTCGCTCCGCTCTACAATGTGATCGTGGCCATCTTGATCTCTTGGGTCATTATTCCGCTCGCTTTGTTGACGTACGTGTTTCCGTCGAGCGATCGGTTGTTACACCCGATCCTCGACGGGTTGAACGGGACGTTCGCGCTTCACCATACGTACAAACCGTGGTTCCCGCTCCACGACGTGACGCTTTGGCATAGTCTGTATCTCGCGGGCTCGTTGTGGGTCGGACTCGTGATATTGGAGCGCGGACGGAAGGTGGGTTGGCTGTGCGCAGGGGCGGCGCTTCTCGCCTTGGCGTTCATGTTAGAGTCGGCCGAAGAAGACCGGGTCACGTTTTTAGACGTCGGTCAAGGGGATGCGATCGTCGTCGAGGCGAACGGGGTGACAGGGGTGATCGATGTCGGTGGGGTGTATCAAGACCCAGACGAGAGGAAACGGTCGACGTTTGACCCAGGTGCTGATGTCGTCGTTCCGTACGTTTGGAAGCGAGGCGAGCGGGAACTGGACTTCTTGTTGCTCACTCATGCCGACCACGACCATATCGGCGGCTTGACCGGTGTCCTCGAGAAGCTGCAGGTCCGTGAGGTATGGCTGGCGGCCGAAGGAACTGATCAAACGAAGCGGTCCGAACTGTTATCGACGCTCGCGACGTACGACGTCCCGGTCCGTTTCGTTCGAGCGGGTGACCGACCGTATCCGTGGATGTGGATCGTCAGTCCGACTGAGAGGGAAGACGATGAGAACGCTAACTCTGTATCGGTCTATATGATGGTCGGTGGGCTGAAATATTTGTTGACGGGTGACTTGCCTGAGGCCGGTGAAAAGAAGTTACCGACCGTCGATGTCGATGTGTTCAAGCTCGGTCATCACGGGTCGGACACATCTTCGAGTGAAGACTTGTTGACTCGCGTTGACCCGGAATGGACGGTCATCAGTGTCGGCAGGAATAATCGATACGGGCATCCGCATGAAGACGTGTTAGCTCGCCTTGTCGGGAAGCACGTGTTACGGACCGATGAACATGGCATGGTCGTATGTGAGCGTGGAGGGTGTCGAGGGATTGTGGAAACAGCGGTCAGCCGATGAAATGTATGATAAACTAAAAAACGATTGCTCCCCCGGGGCAATCGTTTAATACATTATAAGCTTAAGAACTTGATGAGGACACCGATCGCGAAGAGTGTGAAGAAAAAGCCGAACGGTACGATGAAGCCGATTGCTGAATCGATGGCGTCGTTCCGCTTGCACTGCACGTCGTTCTCGAACGGGTTTTCGCTTGGTGGGCGAACAGAGTTAATATGCATAGTGAGTCCCTCCTTGAAATGGTTCCGTCCTAAGTATAGCGAATCAGCGAAGGATTATCTATGTTTTAGATAAGAATAAATTGTGAAAGTGGTGTGTGTTTTGAATGAACCATGGCTACATAACGGGAAGCTGTCCAACGTTTACGTGTTGTACGGGACAGAGAAGTACTTGCTCGACACGTGGGAACGCGAAATCGTCAAAGCGGCCAACCCGTCCGGAGATCAATTCGACGTCATGCGTCTCGACCTGCATGAGACGTCACTCGATACTGCGCTCGATGAGGCCGAGACGGTACCGTTTTTCAGTGAGTATCGGACCGTCGTCGTCAAACACGCTCAGTTTTTGACCGGTGCGAAAGAAAAACAGAAACAAAACGTGGACCGGCTGACCGAATATGCCCTCCAACCAGCCCCTTATTCGGTGCTCGTCTTTATCGTTGAAGCGGAAAAGCTCGATGAGCGGAAAAAAGTCGTCAAGCGCTTGAAGGAGCGGGCCATCGTCCTTGAGGCGAAAAAGCCGAGCCAGACGGAGCTCATGCGTTACGTCGGCGATGAATTGAGCCGTCGCGGGCAGAAAATGGAGCGTTCGACCGTCGAACGGTTGTTGTTCTTATG
Encoded here:
- a CDS encoding ComEC/Rec2 family competence protein, which produces MPIYPFLPIMLVIAFTYEMWPIALLVGVLLALTFRGQAMATHIGASCLALIVFVHGAPLPVTGEVPYAFEIESRRDNGRSVRLYGTIGDASGVLVGRDVSAGRPGETCHVMFETEPFSPLRNVGGFDEASWALGSGLSFKGKNSSIESCRPTATWNGRMLRFKDRQLLKIETRHRPDVALYMQALLFGEGRLLDEETSFSYRVTGLLHLLVISGSHIAMLVIAFKWLMRPLPLHRETKTVFIMVGVTAFGWLTGFSPPVARAVLVADVLLALTLVGYSVRDPMRLLSWCAAVLLALHPYLLFNLGFQLTVGMTLFLIVTRSIWTNVFSLALYAQWFGLIVLWAVQPVISWFAPLYNVIVAILISWVIIPLALLTYVFPSSDRLLHPILDGLNGTFALHHTYKPWFPLHDVTLWHSLYLAGSLWVGLVILERGRKVGWLCAGAALLALAFMLESAEEDRVTFLDVGQGDAIVVEANGVTGVIDVGGVYQDPDERKRSTFDPGADVVVPYVWKRGERELDFLLLTHADHDHIGGLTGVLEKLQVREVWLAAEGTDQTKRSELLSTLATYDVPVRFVRAGDRPYPWMWIVSPTEREDDENANSVSVYMMVGGLKYLLTGDLPEAGEKKLPTVDVDVFKLGHHGSDTSSSEDLLTRVDPEWTVISVGRNNRYGHPHEDVLARLVGKHVLRTDEHGMVVCERGGCRGIVETAVSR
- a CDS encoding YqzM family protein, translating into MHINSVRPPSENPFENDVQCKRNDAIDSAIGFIVPFGFFFTLFAIGVLIKFLSL
- the holA gene encoding DNA polymerase III subunit delta; its protein translation is MCVLNEPWLHNGKLSNVYVLYGTEKYLLDTWEREIVKAANPSGDQFDVMRLDLHETSLDTALDEAETVPFFSEYRTVVVKHAQFLTGAKEKQKQNVDRLTEYALQPAPYSVLVFIVEAEKLDERKKVVKRLKERAIVLEAKKPSQTELMRYVGDELSRRGQKMERSTVERLLFLCQDDWGKLVRELEKLQLYASDGAEIPLDVVNDLVPRTLEDNVFQLSEFLVARRADAALRLVRDLEKQGQELIGLLSLLARQYRNMYLTKQLTEKGYGEKQIASKIGAHPYTVKLAGQASRNFTEAQLATALTVIAEADESMKTGRGDKQIVFDTLVCQLTLL